A segment of the Panicum hallii strain FIL2 chromosome 1, PHallii_v3.1, whole genome shotgun sequence genome:
ACTTTGACCCCAGTGCCGGCATGGAGGGCTACGCTTTTGCATGCATGCAACTGGAAGCGGCGCTATAAATAGGCAGCTCGTGCCACTCGCGGTTAAGCAAGCTACTGATCAAGCTAAGCTAGCAGCTAGCTAGTGGTCCTCGATCTGGTGATTGGTTGGGAAGAAATCACCTGATCATCAGTTACCTAGCTGCTATAGATTTGGCCATGGCGGCTTCGTTCCAGATCTGGCATTGCTTGCTCGCCTTGCTCCTGCTCGCTccggcggcgcaggggcagcTCTCGCCGTCGTTCTACGCGAGGAGCTGCCCCACGCTGGGGCTCATCGTGCGCGCCACCACGATCAGGGCCCTCCTCGCCGAGCGCCGGATGGGCGCATCCCTCATCAGGCTCTTCTTCCACGACTGCTTCGTCCAGGTCCGTTGTTGTTACCAACCCTGAATCAGAAATTCAGAATCGTGCATTTGTATGCTAATGAATTTAACGGGGggcaaataaataaataaataaaattttgGTGTCATCAGGGCTGCGACGCCTCGATTCTTCTGGACGACGTCGGCAGCTTCGTCGGCGAGAAGGGCGCCGGCCCCAACGTCAACTCCGTCCGCGGCTACGAGGTCATCGACCAGATCAAGGCCACCGTCGAGGCCGTCTGCCCCGGCGTCGTCTCCTGCGCCGACATCGTCGCCCTCGCCGCGCGGGACAGCACCTTCCTGGTACACTTTACACTGCACACACATGACACATGCGTATATACGTGGCTGCGGATGAATCTAGCTAACTCAACCGTTTCCCCGCGTGCAGCTCGGAGGGCCGACTTGGGCGGTGCCGCTCGGCCGGCGCGACTCGACGACGGCGAGCCAGAGCCTGGCGAACAGCGACCTCCCGTCGCCGGC
Coding sequences within it:
- the LOC112901964 gene encoding peroxidase P7-like produces the protein MAASFQIWHCLLALLLLAPAAQGQLSPSFYARSCPTLGLIVRATTIRALLAERRMGASLIRLFFHDCFVQGCDASILLDDVGSFVGEKGAGPNVNSVRGYEVIDQIKATVEAVCPGVVSCADIVALAARDSTFLLGGPTWAVPLGRRDSTTASQSLANSDLPSPASDLATLISAFGNKGLSPRDLTALSGAHTIGFSQCQNFRGRIYNDTNIDAAFAALRRRTCPAAQGSGDGNLAPLDVQTQLLFDNAYYRNLVGQRGLLHSDQVLFNGGSQDALVRQYSTNPALFSADFAAAMVKMGNISPLTGSAGQIRANCRVVNSS